The region AGAGCTCCTCGAAGGCCTGCACGTCGGCGTTCGCGACGCCTTTCGTGAGGTCGAACGCGCCGGAACCGAGGTCGAACGCGACCCCCTGCGCGCGGAAATCGCCCGCGACCGACTCGAGGCGCGCGTCGGCGGTGAACTCCCAGTCGCCGTACGTCTCGGAGAGGTCGTTGACGTCCCGGACGGTTCGCTGGAACTCCTGTGCGACCGCTCGCGCTCGTTTCCGGACGTACTGCTGTTCGCTCGTCCCCCCGCGAGACACGACGCCGCGAACGTACAGCGCGATACCCCCGACGATGATCAGCGGAATGCCGCCGATGACGAACCAGACGGCGATGTCGGAGCTGGTCGTCACGAACACGCCGGCCCCGACCGCGGCACCCAGAACGACGAGTGCACCGATCACGAGCGCGCTCTTGACGTTTGCGTTCATCGAATCACCTCCAAGAGCTCGGGCCCGACGACGACCGCGAGGAGGGCGGCACCGCCGATCGCCAGGGCGATCCCGACGAGGATCGGGACGAGCGCCGTCTTCCGATCGTAGGAGACGTTTCGGCTCAGCTTCATCGCCTCCTCGACGCGCCGGGCCGCGACGAGCGGGACTGCGACGCCCGCGACTCCGCCGGCGACCAGCCCCCCGGCGATCGATCCGAGCGCGGCCAGCCGCACGCTCGAGGCCGCCCCGGCGCGCTCGGCCTCGGCGACGTCGGTGTACCGGTCGATCGCGTCCTCGGTCTCGGCGCGCTGTGCGGTCGCGTCCGTCCCGACCGCCGTCAACGCGCGGTACGCTCCACTCGCGTTCCCGCTCTCGGTTCGGCGCAGGAGATAGTCGCTGAGCGCCGCTTCTCGATCGGTCATGTTCTCGTACGTTTCGGTGAGCATCTCGAGATCCGATTCGGCGGCGTCGAGTTCCGCGTCACCGTTCTCGATCGCCGTCGTCGTCTCGGTGAGTTCGTCCGTCGCGTTCGATAGCGCCGACCGTGCCGTCCGATACTCGGCGACTCGCGCGTCGTCGATTCGCTCGAGAGCGGCGGTATCGCCGCCGGCCGTCGCGACCGTGACGGACAGGCCGTCGGTCTGGTCCTCGTTGAGCGTGACAGATTTGGCGAACGCGATCGAGGCCGTGCCGTTCCCGGTGAGGGTGACGGTGTACGTCCCGTCGTCGTCCGCGGTTGCGGAGTCGCGTTCGAACCCGTCGCCGGCGGCCAACCAGTCGCCCGTATACGTCGTCCCGTCGGTGCAGTAGGCGAGCTCGAACGTCGACCCCTCGTACAGCGTCTCGTCGCCGTCGGTCCACTCGCCGTCGACCGATCCGACGACGGTCGAGCCGGTGCTGTCGCAGTCGACGTCGGCCGCAGCGGTAGCGGTTCCCGGTCCGACGGCGAGTATCGCCACCAGAGCGACCGCACACAGCAGGATTCGTCGGCCCGTGCTCATTGGAGCCGTCCCCCGATCTCCCGGCTCTTGTACCAGTAGGTCGCACCGCTCGCGAGCGCGACGCCGAGACCCGCGCCGAGCAACAGCCCGCCGGCCGCGATCACGAGCGTCTGCTCCGCGAGCGACTGCGCCGTGATCGCTCGAGACGTCGTTTCGATGGCCGTCTCCGTCGCCGAGCCACTGACGGTTCCCGTCGCTGCGAGGCCGCCGAGCGCCACGGCGAGTGCGAGGACGCCCGATGGGAGTCGTCGCGTCATGCAAGTAGCTCCTCCGTCTCCGCTTCGTACGCGTCGGCTGCCGCCTCGATATCCGCGAGCCGGTCGATGTCCTCGCGGCGGTACGTCAGCAGCGTCGTCACCGAGGCGAGGTTCCTGTCGCTCATCGCGACGCCGATGTTGACCTCGTTCAGGTTGGACGTCCGCTCCAGATACTCCTTGACCGTCCCGATTTCGACGCTGTGGGACCCGGAGCCGAGGTTCGATTTCGGCGCCCTGATCAACGAGATCGCCTTCTGAGCGCCGCCGACGTCGACCTTCGCGAGGGTCTGTTTCGCCGCCGACAGCCGCGAGAGTGCGGCGCTGTCGATGTCGCGTTTCCCGACGAACGGCAACAGATAGCCCGGCAGCGACCGCGTCATCGTCACCGAGCGTCCGATCGCGGCGTACCCGGGCGTCGACTCCTCGCCGGCGACGCCGAACGATAGCGACGTCACGATGTCCCGGACGTCGATATCGGGCGTATCGATGCCGTCGACCGCGCTCGGATCGACCCCGCTCAAAACCGGGCCGGCGACGAGGTCGTAGATCGACGCCGCGACGTAGTCGTTGTACTCGCCGAACTCGCCGCCCGCCGAGTCGAGATACGAGATGCGCTGATTGTCGACCAGAATGATACCGTCGACCTCGTCCTCGAGCCGGTCGAGGCCGTACCGCGCGTTCCAGGCCTGTCGGCCGGCGCTGGCCTCCCCGTCCTCGTCCGACCCGCCGACCTCGTCTGCGCCGCGGGTGTTCGGCAATACGGCGACTGCGACGACCTTGGCTCGCCCGTCGGTGAACGCCCTGATCTCGCGGGCGAGATGCGGACCGATCCCGCAGCCGGTTCCGCCACCGAGGCCGAGAAACAGGAACGCGAACTGGACGCCCGATCCCGTCGGTTCGACCGCGGGCCCCGGCTCGAATTCGGCGTCGGGATCGATCGGTGCGTCGTCGGCTTCCTCACCGTCGATCGGCTCTTCCACGTCGGTCGGATCGTCTTCGAACGACTCGTCGGCCCCCGCGGACCGGTCGAACCCCGATTCGAATTTCTCGCCGAGGATAGTCTGGATCTGCGGCGCGTGTTCGGCCATCACCTCGTCAGCGTCGACCGGGTTGCGACCGAACCCGCCCGTGACCATCTCCTCGAATCCCGGTTCGGTCCCCTGAACGAGACCGTGCTGTTCGGCGATTCCGTACTGATCTTCGGGCGGAACGTTCGAAAGGTTCTGCAGGTCCCGCATCGTCGAATTGAACACGAGCGGCCGACCGAGCGTCGAAATATCGGCCGAATCGAACAATCCCAGCAGCGAATCGTCGGTGTAATCGAACACCGAATCGACGATCGCGCCCCCCGCCTGTCCAGCCCCAACGAACAAGTACGTCATCTGACTATCGACGCCCGTCTCTCTCGACTCTAACTGTAGTTATCCAACCGTACATGTCCTATCAACCGAAACACTAGAGTAACGTACAATAAATGTAATGGCCCAGCGACACAGTTCTGTACAGCTATTTCCGGCCGATAGTGGAGCGTTTCGTTCGATTTAGAAGTAATTGTTACAGTTACGTGATATAGTCATAGTCTGTAATACTATAATTACATCACACGTGATGTTCAACGAAAGTATCGATCATATGAATTATCATCCGCTAATCATTCGTGCGACCTGTGAGGGAAAGAGTGACCGAGAACCGGGTCCGTGAACGGACACCCACAGCGTTGCGGTCGACGCCGGTCGCGCCGACCGCTTACCCGCGGAGTCGCCTGAGCATGACGCTGTACTCGTTTCGTTCGTAGAGCGCTTCGACGTGGTCTAGCACCTCGTCGGCCGCCGAACAGAGGCCGGCAGCGCGCATCGGGCTGTCGGTCTCGGCACGTTGGGCCTCCGTTCGGAGGTCCTCGACCAGCGAGAGGAAGTGGCGCGGAATGGTGTGGTTGTGGTCGGCGCGGACATCGATGTACTCGCGCTCGATCGTCTCGACTCGGTCCCCGATATCGGCGATCAACCGCCCGGTATCCGCCCCGCTGCCGCCGTCGTCGAGCGATCGCGAGAGTCGCGGTAACAGCGTCCGATCGTAGAACGTGCTCTCCTGATAGATCGCGTACAACTGCACGTCGGTGACGTCGTCCCGCTCGATCATCGCCTCGAGTTCGCGGACCCGATCGGCCAGATGCCGGTAGACGTCGCCGTCCTTCCGCTGAAGTTCGTCGTCGATCGCGTCGAGCCGTCGCCGGACGTCGCGCGTGCCGATATCCGCGATCGTCGCTCGCAGCTCCGCGTAGGCGTCGAGCGAATCGACCGTCGAGCGCAGCACCGGCTCGACGTCGGCCGCATCCGGCTCGCCCAACGCCTCGAGCAACTCCCGCGACTGGGGCGACTGCGGTCGAACGGAGCGGTCGAGGTCGGCCGCGATCGACGGAACCGCCGTCTCCGGCTCCCGATCGGCCGCCGGCCGCTCGAGCACGATCGTTTCGCTCTCGAGGGCGTCGGCCAGTTCCGTCGTCCGCTCGGCGACGTCGGTCGAACGGAACGTGAGCGCGTCGCTCCGGTCGGCCTCACGACAGACCGTTTCGGCTGCGGCCCGGATCCGATCCCGCTCCCGCTCGGACTGCTCCAACTCGGCTTTCGTCTCCGAGAGCGCGGCCTCGACCGTCGCCGCGTCGTCGGTTTCGTCGAGGACGCGGTCGAACACCGGCTCGAGCCCCCCCGGGATAGCACCATCTCGAGCGGCCAGCGTCCGTTTCGCCGATCGGATCTGTTCGTCCGCCGTCGGATCGTCGAGCCGCTCGACGGTCTCGGCGACCGCACCCGCTTGCTCGAGGCGGTCGACCGCGTCCTCGAGCGCCTCCTCGAGCCGGTCTTCGTTCGGGTCGGGACTCGAGAGGACGCGACACAATTCGTCGGCGATGGGGTCCGTCGGCCGCGCTCGCGAAGTGACGTCGTCTGCGACCGACGTAATCGGGTGTGTTGTCACGTCGTCGGCCGATTCGTCTCGCGGCGTCCGAACGGATTCGGTCTCGTCCGCCGGCGAGCGGTCGGCGGGTGCGGACGGTTCCGCATCTCGTTCCGGCGGCGGCGCTTCGCGGGTCGCCGCCGACTGCGAGGACGGCCGGTTCGGTTCGCGGTCGGCGTTTCGTCCCCGGCCGGGGGTTTTGATCTCGCGAACTCGCTGTCTCACTTCGGCCACTACGTCGTCGACGGTGTCCGTCGCGATCGAACTGATTTCGGTCGACTCGCCGTCGGACGTCTGAATCTCGAGTTCGGTAAACGCTCCACTCTGGTGAGAGCGGACGCCGGTCACCTGATCGTAGTAGATTTCCTCGTTGGTACCACCGCCGGCCCCCGCCCGGGCTTCCATGTCGTACTTCGCCCCCTTGTTCAGGTTGACCGACGTATCGGTCACGACGATCGTCGTGTTGAAGTACGTATCCGCCGCCCTGACCAGCGGCGGCGAATTTCCGGAGTTGTACGTCAAATTGTATAGATCGGCGCTGTCGACTTCGATACCGCGCCTCGCGTTGCGCTCGGACTCGCCGATGAACGTCTGTACGAACGATTGATACTTGTTGTTGATCTCTCGCACACCCCAGTACCAGATCGCGATTCCCCCGAGCAGACCCAGGCCGACGAACGGGCCGATCGCGTCTATCATCGCGCCGATGATGGTAAACGCGACGGTCACACCGATCGTCACTAGCCACGGCGACCACCCTATCTTCCACCGAAGATTGTTGACGTCCGCTGCCATTACACAGCGACGAATGCACTCAGGTCGTGATGAAGCTTCTGCCCTGATATGTCTCTTTCAAGGATATTTTCGTCTAAGAAAGTTTTCGGCCGTCATCGAGGTCGTCGGTGGGACCGAATACCCGTCGTTCGGTGACGGTCAGGCCATGTTCTCGCGCCCGAGCGACGAGAACAGCGCTTCGACCGCGTCCCACTCGTCGCGGACGTTCTCGGCCTGCTCGCTGCTGCCTTCCTGTTTGAGCCGCTGGGCCTGCTCGTACATCTCCGACAACGACGGCATCTCCGGGTTCCACAGCGTTCCCCAGAGGTAGACGTCGTCCAGGTCGGGTGTGACTAGCTGTTTGACGTGAACGTCGATCGTTTCGATTCCCGAGACGTTCCCCGCATCGAGAAATTCCTCGCTGGAGATGATCTCGGTTATCGTCCCGTCGGCGACGAACTCCGAGACGTCGTCCATCTTTTCCTCGGGGCCGTACAACAGTACCGTCCCGCCCCAGGCGGTCGTCGGGTCGAACTCGGCCAGTTTGTTCTGGAACAGGGCGTTTCGGACGAGTATCTCGAGTTTCGACCGATCGAACGAGTCCGCACGCGAGCGGCCTAGAACCGGCGCGAGGATCACCGCGGGAGTAAACGACGCGTCCGGATTCAGCCGGTACTTGTCCTCGACCGGCCGGAAACTGTCGGCCGGATCGAACACGTCGCCCATGATCGACATCGTCGCGTCGCGATCGAGGAACTGCGGCACCGACGACATCGTGAACGCCTCGAGAAACGCCACGAGCGGGCGATTGATTTCGGTGTACTGCGGCGGATTGTAGTCTTCCAGACCGTCGATCTGCGGCCGGATGTCCGCCCCCACACTCTCGAGGCGATTGTTATCGAACGGGATGATGGCGTCGACCGCTCGCGAGGTACGGGCGAGTCCGACGACGCCGTTTACTTTCGCGCGACCGCCGTACTCGGAGTACTCCGTTCCCTCCGAGGGGATGACGACGCTGCTGAAGAGCGGTTTCGGAACGATCGTATCGTCCGCGAGAACGTCGCTTCTGAGGCGATCGGCGACGACCGGCGTCGCGCCACAGCCGGTCCCTTTCGTGACGCTGTGGATGAACATCACCGCCTGGGAGTCCTGGATCCGCTCGGTCTTCATGTCCCAGCGCTCCTGGAACGGGTTTG is a window of Natrinema salaciae DNA encoding:
- a CDS encoding FtsZ/tubulin family protein, producing the protein MTNLCKICMAREGEWDRGTLVEHIRSAHGDEPESVEQVYPELREDVFAAEPPDEGRPDDGPRSPTESPTDTPSDELLGDSYGKKWFLIGVGGAGNNLLDAILLRRETLAENNERRARIWEGGLAGYGPLNTNVSELEQTYYAQEEKGYSRNDLLPNCIIGFGRHDYAGAGYRWDIGKRLMEADFEGDANPFQERWDMKTERIQDSQAVMFIHSVTKGTGCGATPVVADRLRSDVLADDTIVPKPLFSSVVIPSEGTEYSEYGGRAKVNGVVGLARTSRAVDAIIPFDNNRLESVGADIRPQIDGLEDYNPPQYTEINRPLVAFLEAFTMSSVPQFLDRDATMSIMGDVFDPADSFRPVEDKYRLNPDASFTPAVILAPVLGRSRADSFDRSKLEILVRNALFQNKLAEFDPTTAWGGTVLLYGPEEKMDDVSEFVADGTITEIISSEEFLDAGNVSGIETIDVHVKQLVTPDLDDVYLWGTLWNPEMPSLSEMYEQAQRLKQEGSSEQAENVRDEWDAVEALFSSLGRENMA
- a CDS encoding FtsZ/tubulin family protein, with product MTYLFVGAGQAGGAIVDSVFDYTDDSLLGLFDSADISTLGRPLVFNSTMRDLQNLSNVPPEDQYGIAEQHGLVQGTEPGFEEMVTGGFGRNPVDADEVMAEHAPQIQTILGEKFESGFDRSAGADESFEDDPTDVEEPIDGEEADDAPIDPDAEFEPGPAVEPTGSGVQFAFLFLGLGGGTGCGIGPHLAREIRAFTDGRAKVVAVAVLPNTRGADEVGGSDEDGEASAGRQAWNARYGLDRLEDEVDGIILVDNQRISYLDSAGGEFGEYNDYVAASIYDLVAGPVLSGVDPSAVDGIDTPDIDVRDIVTSLSFGVAGEESTPGYAAIGRSVTMTRSLPGYLLPFVGKRDIDSAALSRLSAAKQTLAKVDVGGAQKAISLIRAPKSNLGSGSHSVEIGTVKEYLERTSNLNEVNIGVAMSDRNLASVTTLLTYRREDIDRLADIEAAADAYEAETEELLA